ccggatttatcagggaagtgtattaccccgattggttggcgaacgtcgtaatggtcaaaaagaacaacgggaaatggaggatgtgcgttgacttcacagacttgaacaaagcatgccccaaagatagctaccccctcccgcgggtcgacgtcctggtggattctacggccaagcatcagttgctaagcttcatggacgcGTTCTCCGGGTATAACCAGATCCGAATGGATGaggctgatcaagagaagacttcgttcgtaacaagccaaggccttttttgctacaaggtcatgcccttcggCCTGAAAAACGCGGGCGCTacctatcagaggctcatgaacaagatgtttgcgcggcagattggaaggaacgtccaggtgtatgtcgacgacatgctagtcaaaagccaagaagaagaagctcatCTGGAGGATCTCAAGGAAACATTcgatactcttcgctcctacaacatgaaggttcgccaagcattgggggcaatctggctgacAGAAATCCCTAGAAAGTTAGCCAGCTGACGGTGTAATGCCGTCAGCGGCAATCTCAGTCCTgccgcgaacatggcatcatacatgccgacgtccGCGGTTCGTCCTGAGTAACACCTCTCACCCTCCTCAGGCAGACGGATGGGAATGTCGTCGGGTATTTGGTAACGGGACCGCAAAGTTTTGAAAACATTCTCCGACATCGTCgggagaaaattgttgacggaccactcGGAGGGTAAGATGAAGGGACGGTCATCACCAGAGGATCCCGAGGTGCTCACTGAGGCTTCCTCGTCACCGTCACTCTGACCCCCGTCACTGCAACTTTCCCTTCCACGAACCCCTTGGGCTTCGTCGGGTACCCCTTCTTCATCACCGTACAcctcacttcctctagaactctctacttcaccgtcagaaggagttgacgagtctctttctgacgaccaagataggccctccgcgggctcacgacctgatggaaaaacttcgtcgtaacccgctccgtcgcggatTGACGATGGATCACTcggcgtctccctagacatctgactacctacaaatgacctacaaacgacgggtttttctaagatcctaggcagacgacttcactaaagggcgtcactagaaaaggtaaaaaggtaaagtaaagaaaacttaCGTGTAGGAGGACGGTCTCAAGAAGGTGACGGTTGCACGATCGACGGTATGGTAAACTGgcagtgacgaattttttctctcaagatgaacaaggcgaaaaaagtggaaaaaaggtaaatagtgagatatatataggggagaggaggcgcgaaagacgaagcgacacactCGTCCAGACGCGGAGCCAATCTGCTTGtgacatgtgtcccaccatttaatgaacatgGCACAAACCACCATGCAAACACCATTTCCCCAGTGACACCAACTCCATGACCCGTCGCCCATGGCTGACGGGATAATGGAGTGGGGGGCagctgatagtgacgttattacaaggtgacgaTACATGAAGAAGGTGACGGAAGTTCACTTACATATTGAATGCGCGTCAAGAAGCTGACGACAATACGCTGTCCGTCAACTACTGTCACTAACACCTCTTTAGCATTCATAGCCATGCCCCTTACGCAACAACGTTAGGgtgacggatcacgtggacgagtcaggggtgacgaccttgACTGTGAAGTCTGGCTgatgtccttggctgacggaccaCGTTGACGTACGTAAGCCGACGACGGTATAGGAGTTAcgcgtgggctgacgaccttggcaggtgaaggccgaaggaataatccaactttcatttttagcctatctggacctctgcttatgtgaatataaggaaagtccttgcgctacgcgttcgacttagttAAGGAGATTCccataaggaaagggctcaatacaatagaCAAAGATCCgtgaattactcttttaaaaaggaaagtacatCTTCACCTGGGCGCAAatttcggccacacaccactatatataccccaaggccctcatgacccaaaggtacgcacaattacctcaactctggcactctagggctgtttaaaagattctaacttgatcgtcggagggtctttggccggcaccacaccggtgctctctgtcgatcacctaccTTTTtccttcgcaggtgttgcttcaaatcgggaaagtactagcagcttactgtTGATCTTTTAGGCATCATCATGGAGAAAAGGCATGACAAATGGTAGACTCAcgttttaaaacaaaaggaatggGCCAGGTGGTTGAACTGAAAACAAATCTGCTAGTATATAAGCCAGTCACTTTCGTCAACTAATCAACGTGCATAAACATTTAATTTAACTGATCATACAAACATTTAAAAGATAGCAACCTCATCGTATATTCATATGAATGATTACTTCAACGGGACTTCTTGAGTAAATTAATACATAGGAACTACCAATGCAAATTATACTACCAATGCCTATATGTCATTATCAAAGGAAGATGACTAAAGCAGAGGTTAATAGCAACCTCTCGGAAGTTGGTCTTTGTGTTTGAGTACAGCCTCTTCCAGCAATCCAGTATCATCTTGCTTGGGGGCAGTAGATGGAGAGGATTCTTAGGTTTGGGCTTTGGAGCCTCCTCCTCTTCTGCACCAGCTTCTGGCTTGGGCTTCGCAGGCTCCTccttttttggcttcttttttaaattcatcCTTAGGCTTTGGTTTAGCAGATGCTTTTGGCTGAGATGGCTTCTTTGTACAAGCCTAAAAGCCAGGACAGACTCAGTCTGATTCACCATGGCTCCAGAAGTATTGTTACACATGAGGGAACTCAGAGGTAAAGCTCTTAATCATCAGTTGAGTGAAGCCCACATAATTTGCATGGTGTAACAATGTCAGCCAGAAGCACGGAATGCCCAACCATGAAAGTGTTTGAGGCAAGATGAGTGTTTACAGCACCCAGCTCTCTCTTCAATAATGAAGTTGCAGCTTCCTCGGTCTTCACGCAAAAATTATACACATCAGATATGGCTCATATAGGCAGTGCATAGTTATGATGGGATTAtgagaatttagattttttatgtaGGATATATATAGCCtgcattaatttttattttacattatcaTTCAGATGccaaaaaagaatttgaaaatttccaTAATAAAATGAGATGCAACTCACCAGAGGAAGGTATTCCGCACGTAAAATTTTAGGTCTATAAAATGCTAGAATATTAGCATCAATCTCAAATGATGCAAAATCAATCCACTGCTGTATGTGGACCTGAAAATTTATGCATATGTAACCATAAGCATCATAACACACGCACATGCAGAAAGAGAGAGCACCATCAGTAGTTATAAACATCTCAATCATCAATATGAAAAGAACCATATAAAGGATTGTCAGCCTTCAGGGCTTCAGGCGAGTAACTGCAGCAATAGATAAAAAGCCCATAAGTCCCAAAATAACAATCTTTAGAGGATCACCAAAATTAATGGTTGAGGGATGAAAGTCTATACTCTTACCATAACGTGCTATAGCATTGCTCTCAAATAGTGGACCATTAGGTGTTTCCACCACGCGCGGGAACCTAGTAACAGATTTATTAGGAAAGCCTTTCATAAAACGAACATGCAATTAGTGGAGTACAGATTAccacaaattttacaatattgaaCTATACCTTCCCAGTAGGTTTATTAGAGACACCCATCTCAAAATTTGGGGCTAGTTCAACTTTAACAGAGGTGTATTCCGCAGTGATGAGTGTCTTGTATGAATTTTTCTTGTGAAAACTATTCATTTGAGACGTAAAACTTTAGAAACTTCAGAGATTTAAATTGACATCAAGCAAGCAGCATACTATGCAAAGCAATCAAATTTGTGACCAATTGTATGGTACTTGCTAAGTGCTGACGAATAAGGCTAACGAAATGATATCATAATTAGTCAGATTCAATAAAAGTCTAGTGCTTTcagaatcaaaaacaaaatttttcttttaccaGACGGTTTTCTGGGCAACCAAACACATCTTTACCACACAAAAAATTTCCGAAAGAGAAAAGAATCCATAACAGATCACATACATAGTACGGGACACGCCACAGCCATGGCTTCACGGAAAAACGCTTCGCTCCGATCTCAGATCTGaacaccaaaaaacaaaaacaattataaaaatgaaaccTTTAAAAcgaattgatttgaaaagtaaCGCGTTTGATTCAAAAGCGAAACATTTTCGAAAAAGTCAACCATTCAAATTAGcaaatgaaatctaatttcgCCTGAACACCAATTCCACGCACACAACTACCGAAAAGAAATTCACAGCTTCCAATCAAAATCGCATAACTTCATAGttacaaaaatgaaatcaacccaaaaccaaaaagatgCCACTGAAATAATCAAACATAGAATACTAAACAAATTCCAACAATAAATTCGGTAAAATGATGATTTCTTACAGATTCTCTATGTCGTGCGATAATATTGGAATTCCGAGCTGACTCCGTGGAAATCGGTATGTCTGAGAATTTGAGAGTCTTACAGACTTAGAGAGATTCATATGGTTGTAAGGCCCATAACTTTGACTTCCCAAAAAATTTTGGAAGCGCTGTTTTAGACAGAAGTGCTTGTAAAACGTTAtagcattttccaaaaatataaaatgtcattttaagaTGAGACATGTcattaatatataaaagtaaaaccGTTATAATTAAATACTATTCAAAAGTGGAATTTGGATAATGAATTGGCCAATCAGGTCAGCCCATAGCATAATGAAATTATTGCATCTGTCCAATAACAATTATCCATTCAGACaaagaatttcaaaaattacaagaaaaaattgcaaaagctcAAACCGTTATATTTAACTAAAACAAACAGCGCCAAGCCGCCAAATACGACTCTggaccaacaaaaaaaaaaacttaaaaactttattgttaattaaattcaaaaggCATAGTGGCAGCAAGTGAAGTTCGACCCATAGCAATTTCACCGTTAATGGTACCGTCGTCATCATCACCGGTAACATCGAAACGGACTTCCCCAGCGTATTGACCTCCCGTTGTGACTCCCATAGCAAAGTCTCCGTTAATGGTACCACCTTCATTGTCACCGACGACCTCAAAACGCTCAGGGTATTGACCTCCCGTTGTGACTCCCATAGCAATGTCTCCGTTAATGGTACCACCTTCATTGTCACCGACGACCTCAAAACGCTCAGCGTATTGACCTCCCGTTGTGACTCCCATAGCAATGTCTCCGTTAATGGTACCACCTTCATCGTCACCGACGACTTCAAAACCCCCAGCGTATTGACCTCCCGTGGTAACTCTCATAGCAATGTTGGCACGGGATCTCCTAGCAATTTGACCCCTGATGGTTTCGCCTCCATTATCACCACGGACGATGTTGACACGGTTGGTAGTTTGGACATGGCGACCACCTCTGCAATTACGTTTCCACttttgtaaatataaaagtagCAAAACAATGAGTATCAGTAGATATACCACTTTCCCAGCAAGGTCAAGCTGCGACAGCATTTTTTCTTCACTGTTACCAAGGAAAAGAAATTGTATCAAAAGGGgatcaaaacaaaaccaaaacaaaaacaaaaaagattaacCATAGCTATTGTTCTGTTTGTTACCCGCTATAAGGTGGAGAGAAGGATGAAAACTTGGGCATAGATCGTCCCATTCCAATTTGTTGATGAATTTAATAGAAGCTTAGCTTAGTTTAGCTAATTCTCTTCTTAACAAAATGGTATTCTTTAGGTCTCCGCGCCGAGCACAACCtatttgagaaagagagagatatttgtCTACCGCAGAGGTCTATAACACAGTCCTgctgcagagagagagagagtgagagtgagattTGGCAATCGTAGAGTACTGCCTTCTCGCCTTTAAATAATACTACATAGAGGAAGTTCTAGATGGATCTATTGCTCTTTGAAATGGGGAGTGTCCAAAGGATGCATCTAAAATAAATCAAGGTAATAAAAAGTACCAcgtcaattaaaatataaagcAGTCGGCTACGGAGAAACTCAACTGTTGTTAAACATTGAGTTAACTAAGCAAACGTATCTTATCTGAATATTTCAACATCTCATTCTCTCTCCTCCATTGCCATGCTTGTTGTACATGGTAGTAGATGGTTTGAACGCGTGAGCGCGTCTgtcactaaaaaaatatataaatgtgtAAAGTTAATGAACAAAgtctctctctaaaatttttataaaaaaaatgcctatTACCCTTTTGTACATGTTggcgtaatttttttttttttttttttgatagtcaAGATTAAAAGACTTTCATTAATTGGGGGGATAAACCCGTAGAGATTACATCCGATACGAATATGCTTTAGAATCATTGGGGGAGTGTCGTCCACCCACCCAATATAGTCCATTACATTACGCgtgttactaaaaaaaatataatataaatgtgTAATGTTAAGGAACAAAGTTTCCCCaaaacttttctcaaaaaaaaaaatctccaaaaatcttcaaacttcttttatatatatattttggatgtgaattttgaaaatataaccattgaattttatgttctttatgttcaaatcagatattaaattttgttcaaataagatattatttattatttgatcaattaactaATTTTTGTATACAACTTtagattacaaaattttaaaattataaaatttatttgatgacatagcaattgattttttttcttcttaaaattttgtaggccttatagatataataaaaacatgcaatctaacggttaaattttcaaaattcacacctaatataaatatatatgatgagtttggagagaaactttgctCACGTTAATGACTCAGGACtatgaattttcaaattaccccaatccatttttaatattttcacaactactAAAGTATCAATTCTTTAcgaatcaaaataaaatataataaaattatggtATTATCAAAATATTGTACCATTATGTTGTGTTCctaaaaaatttttttgatttagtCAATTTTGTTTAaccaaaattcactatttcacGTACAAAAGTATCAAAACAACGAGGACCGGAACGTATATCGCTTGCCCAGCAACTTCAAGATGCAATAGcattttttcttccttgttacaaggaaaaaagaaattgtattattcaaaacaaaacaaaaacaaaaagattaacCATAGCTACTGTTCTGTGTATTATCCGCTATAAGGGTATGAAAGCTTGGGCATAGATCGTCATATTCCAATATGCTGATGAATTTAAAAGAAGCTTAGCTTAGCTAATTCTGTTCTTAACAATCTATCTGAAAAAGAGAGATATTTGATAATCTAATAAAACTTAAAAGCGAAATAATGGGCATGCGGCTTTAAATATAGGGGGagaaaacccacaaacccagaAGTTATACCTACTACTCCTGGATATGTTACCAACTGGTGGGTCCCACTATTTTTTGCCTCCCACTATTTTTTCCCTCATAATCATAGGGGATTTCATCTTCCTTGCGTTTCAAATGGTAGCGGCATTCATCGAggattcatttttaatttcatcCAAGCCGTTCATATCTAATGGTCAGAGTCAAACACAAACTTGATTCATCTCAGCCATTCATTCACCACGTTAGGTTTTGCAAGGCGCCGACTGTGAATTTGGTTTATCGAATTTGCATGCTTTTCCGCTTTTACTTGTTCGTTTTTCCAGGTTGGCAAAATGGCCTATTTGAcgcgttttttattttttattcttttatatacAAATGAGCTGctatgaaaaaatataaaatattaacgCAACAaattactataatatttttataattattgaaatgttaattttttataggtcaaaataaaataataaaatatcatactagaatcaatcacaactaaaaataaaagtattgtgaaaaaaaaagtgcgacatctataacatttttcacaacattttcataataaatcataaGAGGTAAATTgctattggttctaatttagacttactaataaaattactttttttttccacctaacctaaaaaatatgaatgtaaaaaataaataaataattccaAACCCTCCTCAAAAGTAActctaaattaaaaacttatgaaaCTAATATCAAACTACCTGGTAAGGTGGGACGAAACCCACCATGGAACCCTTtaagagttttattttattttttacaaagtTATAATTAAATGGAGTAGTAAATAAAGAGAATCTGTATTGgatgaaaactttttatttttattgggtaTTGTAAGATACATCTACGACAATATCACTATTCTGAAACCAGAAACTTAAAATTAGGATTGGAATCAAAGATGTACAACCTTAAATCAGCAAACCAAGATTAGAAATTAGTAAACACTTGATCTGATAACAAACCATTAGTATAAAAAGGTGGGCAactcttaatttaattttgcaTACCATCAACCAACCATTCATCTAACACAAAAGATTTTATCATATAtagaatattaaaattttgaaacagcaaaaacaaacttataaattatactAGACCTtcactcaaacaaaaaaaagactAAACTTAGTCTGTTTAGGACAGCGTCAATAAAAACACTAGCagcaaaaacacacacaaaaatacaatttttaatcCAGGGACTAACTGGGATCATTCTCTTGAAGCGCTTGGCGTCCAAAAGACGCTGGCCCTCAAAAGGTTCTTAATCTTCAATCATCTGGctcacaaaatatttttaaaaattttgtacatACAGGGACCGAGGGTTTGAGCTAATGAAAGAGGCTATGGgctcccaaattttttttaaaaaatattattatatatgtattaattttaataattttgacctataaaattatattttgtttccttTAAACAATATCATTTATTCTTTCAAGAATAATGCTAtactcacaaatttttttaagcataatattatactcacaaaattttttataacatttttacaagcTGTTTTAACaacaaattcttattaattCCCTTGCTGACTGACACtcaccttaatttttttatatatatattacgtgCTTTCGGTATCAGAGTACTCCCATCAAGTGTGttaaatgtcaaatatttggcacACCAAAACTCCAAAATATCAGCCTCATGAGATATTTCAAATGCCAAAAATTTTGGCACATATTTACAGTACCGTCTCAAATATGAGACGGTACGGACATATATGCCAAACACTGTTtggcttatttaatttttttctttctctcctccTATCAGatgtctctcactctctctccgtCTGCaacatatctctctctctccatctgcaacacatctctctttctctggtCACGCTGATCTCCTTTTTTCTCATCACCGTCTCGCCACCCCGATCTCGCCATTGCCGATCCCCTTTTTTCTCATCGCCGTCTCACCACGCCAATCTCACCATCGTTGATCTCGCCACGCCGATCTCACCATGCCGAGAGACAAAGACCGCCCAGGCTCACCACTGATCACTGACCCACTTTGCGATGAAGAGGAACTCCAATGTGAAGGACACATTGGCCGAAAGTGAAAACTTCCCTCAACGACGGCGATGGAGGCGTCCGATTCAAAATATCTCAGTGTATGTCCAAttcaattttatgattttagtgtaaattgtaattaattttataattgatttggtggatttgggatgtgggtttgtttgatttggtggatgtgggtttgtgccgaTCTCtttggttgtggtttttttttttttttttttaaggtggcattggtggatgtgggtttgtgccaGTGGTGTTGGCGGTTGtgccgttgttgttgttgttgttgataatgatgatgccaagaagatcagtaggctggatgcttcggacttcaaaGGACTACGGGTTCTCTCTGcagcctgaaaaagaaagaaaagcaaatcaaaggcgaccggggctacCGGCcgaaaatcctccgatggcaaagttagttttttcctctgtattatctgagttccaacttctTTGGAGTAAAAACcgaacataccttggccttgtctgaagcagcctttatatagtgttcttataggcaGTTATCAAAActggaacttctcctggattcaaggagaggtagaaatcaaacgtaacttgtataaccgtttggaagttatgctcttgtttcacaacggatacatgacggttatgcgtgggataagggattgtcacattatgtTCGGAGATTCTTCTAAGTATGATCTCCTCGTCCTGGAGTTCCTTCGTTGAGTGTCCCTAAATTCCAAGTGTAGCATACTCGT
This genomic stretch from Castanea sativa cultivar Marrone di Chiusa Pesio chromosome 1, ASM4071231v1 harbors:
- the LOC142622296 gene encoding elongation factor 1-gamma 2-like isoform X2, with protein sequence MCNNTSGAMVNQTESVLAFRLVQRSHLSQKHLLNQSLRMNLKKKPKKEEPAKPKPEAGAEEEEAPKPKPKNPLHLLPPSKMILDCWKRLYSNTKTNFREVSGFLQSMNLTCKYAFGKMLVIGSEPPFKVKLLWLLCGQDIPKFVLDECYDMELYEWKKVDITDEEQKERVSQMIEDYEP
- the LOC142622296 gene encoding uncharacterized protein LOC142622296 isoform X1; translated protein: MGRSMPKFSSFSPPYSGEEKMLSQLDLAGKVVYLLILIVLLLLYLQKWKRNCRGGRHVQTTNRVNIVRGDNGGETIRGQIARRSRANIAMRVTTGGQYAGGFEVVGDDEGGTINGDIAMGVTTGGQYAERFEVVGDNEGGTINGDIAMGVTTGGQYPERFEVVGDNEGGTINGDFAMGVTTGGQYAGEVRFDVTGDDDDGTINGEIAMGRTSLAATMPFEFN